The genomic window TCCCAAATTTAAAAATGTTTGATTCTCTAACCAGCGAGATAAATCTTGGCGGTTTTCTTTATGGTAATTAACAAAAAATTCTCGCGCACCAGCCATCATTTCTTTATGCTCAGGCAACGTATAACGCCCATCTAAAGATTCTTGATCGAGAATTTCATCTAAATAAGCTTTATCAACCTGCTTTTTAGTACAGAATAAAACAACAAGAGAAGCATCGGTAATTTTTGAGGTATTAAATGGGTAATCAATTTCTGTTGATTTAGCCATTCTTTGTTTTGCTTCTTCACTCTCTGCGATAATGAAATGCCAAGGTTGAATATTAACACTGGAAGGACTATAGCGAAGTAATTGTTTGATTTTTTTAAATGTTTCAGGTGATATTTTTTTAGTTGGATC from Providencia sneebia DSM 19967 includes these protein-coding regions:
- a CDS encoding oxygen-insensitive NAD(P)H-dependent nitroreductase NfsB, coding for MQVIEVAKKRYAAKVFDPTKKISPETFKKIKQLLRYSPSSVNIQPWHFIIAESEEAKQRMAKSTEIDYPFNTSKITDASLVVLFCTKKQVDKAYLDEILDQESLDGRYTLPEHKEMMAGAREFFVNYHKENRQDLSRWLENQTFLNLGCFLLGVAGLGVDAVPMEGMDFSILNEEFSLPEKGLSPIAMVALGYHAKEDFNATLTKSRLPEDQIITVI